From Aquificota bacterium, one genomic window encodes:
- a CDS encoding histone deacetylase, whose protein sequence is MKTGFVYSHIYLEHHWKNHPENKDRLIAIVQELERKGLLKELVHIDPRRASAQEVSLNHDPTYIQEVADFCAAGGGYLDPDTYAVPSSYEVALHAVGGVLEGIDRLLKKEVDVVFCAVRPPGHHAEYAKAMGFCLFNNIAIGAHYLLQKGFDRVFIVDFDAHHGNGTQKSFYEDDRVFYFSSHEYPFYPGTGSREEKGAGKGYGYTHNEPLPAGAGDKEFSQIYLETLPKIFYEYKPQFLLVSAGYDAHRDDPLTYLNLSTEGFGRIVDSLLSLAKDLSIPVLFALEGGYNLQALAQCVSLSIERMLEA, encoded by the coding sequence ATGAAAACAGGCTTTGTATATAGCCACATATACCTTGAACACCATTGGAAAAACCATCCAGAAAACAAAGACAGGCTTATAGCCATAGTGCAAGAACTGGAAAGAAAAGGACTGTTAAAGGAATTGGTGCATATTGACCCAAGAAGGGCCTCCGCCCAAGAGGTCTCTTTAAACCACGACCCTACTTACATACAAGAGGTGGCAGACTTTTGCGCAGCAGGTGGTGGCTACTTGGACCCGGATACTTATGCAGTGCCATCTTCTTATGAGGTAGCCCTACATGCGGTGGGTGGCGTGCTTGAAGGCATAGACAGGCTTTTAAAAAAGGAAGTGGATGTGGTATTCTGTGCCGTAAGGCCACCTGGCCATCATGCCGAATATGCAAAGGCTATGGGCTTTTGCCTCTTTAACAACATAGCCATAGGCGCCCACTATCTTCTTCAAAAGGGCTTTGATAGAGTCTTTATAGTGGATTTTGATGCCCATCATGGAAATGGAACACAAAAAAGTTTTTATGAGGATGACAGAGTATTTTACTTTTCTTCCCACGAATACCCCTTTTATCCCGGCACAGGTTCTCGTGAAGAAAAAGGTGCAGGGAAAGGCTACGGCTATACCCATAACGAACCCCTTCCCGCCGGCGCAGGAGATAAGGAATTTAGCCAGATATACTTGGAAACCCTTCCAAAGATTTTTTATGAATACAAGCCACAATTTTTGCTTGTATCGGCAGGCTATGATGCCCACAGGGATGACCCCCTTACCTATTTGAACCTTTCTACAGAAGGCTTTGGTAGAATAGTGGACAGCCTTCTAAGCTTGGCAAAGGACCTATCCATACCCGTGCTTTTCGCCTTAGAGGGTGGCTATAACTTGCAAGCTTTGGCCCAGTGCGTTAGCCTAAGCATAGAAAGGATGTTGGAGGCATGA
- a CDS encoding RtcB family protein, with amino-acid sequence MSSLKESLIKIDEFVYKLPENTIQGQKVPVYFYLSDRLFELLEEDAIRQAANAATLPGVEKAIYVMPDVHVGYGFPVGGVMATDIEEGIISPGSIGYDINCGVRLIATNLTVDDIKPVRKELMQEVLKNVPAGVGSTGKIKLSKAELSEVAIKGARWAIERGYGFEEDLEHIESKGALPNADPSKVSDFAFQRGSDELGTVGSGNHFVEVQYVDEIYDEEIAKKLGLELGQATIMVHSGSRGFGHQVCVDYLKVAKDALKKYNIDIPDMQLACMPFKSVEGQDYFKAMNAAANYAFANRQILGYLTADTVRRFFNLSWKEFGYRLVYDLAHNIGKVEEHKVDGEVKKLLVHRKGATRAFPPHNLDVPPAYRDIGQPVLIPGDVGRYSFILVGQEKSMHMSFGSACHGAGRLMSRTKAKEFVRKEGLEKVLGDLVVVARGKGTVAEEIPQAYKDVSEVAFVVHSLGIAKLVARFKPLGTLKG; translated from the coding sequence ATGAGTAGTCTAAAGGAAAGCCTCATTAAAATTGATGAGTTTGTTTACAAGCTACCGGAGAACACAATTCAAGGGCAAAAAGTACCAGTCTACTTTTACCTTAGCGATAGACTCTTTGAACTTTTGGAAGAGGATGCTATAAGGCAGGCGGCCAACGCCGCAACCCTTCCAGGTGTGGAAAAAGCCATTTATGTAATGCCAGATGTGCATGTGGGCTATGGCTTTCCTGTGGGTGGTGTTATGGCAACGGATATAGAAGAGGGTATAATAAGCCCCGGGTCCATAGGCTACGATATAAACTGTGGTGTAAGGCTCATAGCCACAAACCTCACAGTGGATGATATAAAGCCTGTAAGAAAGGAGCTTATGCAAGAAGTTTTAAAGAACGTGCCTGCTGGCGTTGGTTCCACTGGAAAGATAAAGCTTTCAAAGGCCGAGCTTTCTGAGGTGGCCATAAAGGGCGCAAGGTGGGCCATAGAAAGAGGCTATGGCTTTGAGGAAGACCTTGAACACATAGAGAGCAAGGGAGCATTACCCAATGCGGATCCTTCCAAGGTGTCCGACTTTGCCTTTCAAAGAGGCTCTGACGAGCTTGGAACGGTAGGCTCCGGAAACCACTTTGTAGAAGTGCAGTATGTGGATGAGATATACGATGAAGAGATAGCCAAAAAACTTGGCCTTGAGCTTGGACAGGCTACCATAATGGTGCATTCTGGGTCAAGGGGCTTTGGCCATCAGGTATGCGTTGATTATCTTAAGGTGGCAAAGGATGCCCTAAAAAAGTACAATATAGACATACCAGACATGCAATTGGCATGCATGCCTTTTAAATCCGTAGAAGGCCAGGACTATTTTAAGGCTATGAACGCTGCAGCCAACTACGCCTTTGCCAACAGACAGATATTGGGCTATTTGACCGCAGATACGGTAAGGAGGTTTTTCAACCTATCTTGGAAGGAGTTTGGGTATAGACTGGTCTACGACCTGGCCCACAACATAGGAAAGGTGGAAGAGCATAAAGTAGATGGCGAGGTTAAAAAGCTTTTGGTTCATAGAAAGGGGGCCACAAGGGCCTTTCCACCCCACAACCTAGATGTTCCACCAGCTTACAGAGATATAGGCCAGCCCGTTCTCATACCTGGAGATGTGGGTAGGTACTCTTTTATTTTGGTAGGTCAAGAAAAAAGCATGCACATGAGCTTTGGAAGCGCATGCCATGGTGCTGGCAGGCTTATGTCAAGGACAAAGGCAAAGGAGTTTGTCAGAAAGGAGGGCCTTGAGAAGGTCCTGGGAGACCTGGTGGTGGTAGCAAGAGGAAAAGGAACGGTGGCAGAAGAGATACCGCAGGCGTATAAGGATGTTTCCGAGGTTGCTTTTGTGGTCCATTCCCTTGGTATAGCAAAGTTGGTAGCAAGGTTTAAACCCTTAGGTACTTTGAAAGGATAA
- a CDS encoding S1 RNA-binding domain-containing protein gives MGEFEKLFEKSLKEIRRGEVIKGRVVQVDDRNIYVDIGYKVEGILPKEELPEAKVGDEIKAVVLRFSRGGSPILSYRRYLEERLTGFLKSCYEKGKFVTGTVVGKGEDAYVVDISGLKTLLPFKEASKNLREGKKIVAKIIELKREEGGLKVVLSQKDYIKAQEEKKKARLLARLKVGDIVEGRVIKIDPDKGITLLIGNALRAFLPLDELSWGRDRNPYNYAEIGERLRVKVKRIPKDGQFVFVSLRETKENPWIKAEESIKKGQVINGRVVEVKENGLIVEIMEGVEGYVPKEEISYDGTTYRKGDKVSALVLDFDPKRHKLILSIKRTLPKPWEEFLKNYPVGSKVVGIVEKIEGAKAFVKLDQNVYGMIHRSDLDWVKPGRVEDVLQVGQSLEFAVLGLDGRFVKLGLKQLKENPWEKVLNNYKVGDKVKLRVKSLHPFGAFLQFPEGVDGLLPISEIPKGTKLEEGQEVEVKIIELSPEKITLSMREEEKKEEIITTSSSDKGFTLGDILRKKMKI, from the coding sequence ATGGGTGAGTTTGAGAAGCTCTTTGAGAAGAGTCTAAAGGAAATAAGAAGGGGGGAGGTAATAAAGGGAAGGGTTGTGCAGGTTGATGACAGGAACATTTACGTGGATATTGGCTACAAGGTGGAAGGTATACTTCCGAAGGAAGAGCTACCAGAGGCAAAGGTAGGAGATGAGATAAAGGCTGTTGTTCTTAGGTTTAGCAGGGGCGGCTCTCCCATACTTTCCTACAGAAGGTATTTGGAAGAAAGACTTACAGGGTTTTTAAAGTCTTGTTATGAAAAGGGCAAGTTTGTGACGGGTACGGTGGTAGGTAAGGGTGAGGATGCCTATGTGGTGGATATAAGCGGTCTAAAAACCCTTTTGCCTTTCAAGGAGGCGAGCAAGAACCTAAGGGAAGGCAAAAAGATAGTGGCAAAGATAATAGAGTTAAAAAGGGAAGAGGGTGGTCTTAAAGTGGTCTTATCCCAAAAAGATTACATAAAGGCTCAGGAAGAAAAGAAGAAGGCAAGGCTTCTTGCAAGGCTAAAGGTGGGAGATATAGTAGAAGGCCGTGTTATAAAGATAGACCCAGACAAGGGTATAACCCTTTTGATAGGGAATGCCTTGAGGGCCTTTTTACCCCTTGATGAACTTAGCTGGGGAAGGGATAGAAACCCTTACAACTACGCAGAAATTGGTGAAAGATTAAGGGTAAAGGTAAAAAGAATACCAAAGGATGGCCAATTTGTCTTTGTGAGTTTAAGAGAAACGAAGGAAAATCCATGGATAAAGGCGGAAGAAAGTATTAAGAAAGGGCAAGTGATTAATGGAAGGGTGGTTGAAGTCAAGGAAAATGGTCTGATAGTGGAGATTATGGAAGGTGTAGAGGGTTATGTGCCAAAAGAAGAAATATCTTATGATGGTACCACCTATAGAAAGGGTGATAAGGTATCTGCTTTGGTGCTTGACTTTGACCCAAAAAGGCACAAGCTCATCCTTAGTATAAAAAGAACTCTTCCGAAGCCGTGGGAGGAATTTCTCAAAAATTATCCTGTGGGAAGTAAGGTGGTTGGTATTGTGGAAAAGATAGAGGGTGCAAAGGCTTTTGTAAAGCTTGACCAAAACGTTTATGGAATGATCCACAGAAGCGATCTTGATTGGGTAAAGCCCGGCAGGGTGGAGGATGTGCTTCAAGTAGGACAGTCCTTGGAGTTTGCAGTGTTGGGTCTTGATGGCAGGTTTGTAAAGCTTGGGCTAAAGCAGTTAAAAGAGAACCCGTGGGAGAAGGTGCTAAATAACTACAAAGTGGGAGATAAGGTAAAGCTAAGGGTAAAAAGCCTTCATCCTTTTGGTGCTTTCCTTCAATTTCCAGAGGGCGTAGATGGTCTTTTGCCCATCTCAGAAATACCAAAAGGCACCAAGCTTGAAGAAGGTCAAGAAGTAGAAGTTAAGATCATAGAGCTGTCTCCCGAGAAGATAACCCTTAGCATGCGGGAAGAAGAGAAGAAGGAAGAGATTATAACCACCAGTAGCTCGGATAAGGGCTTTACTCTTGGAGACATACTTAGGAAGAAGATGAAAATATGA
- a CDS encoding HU family DNA-binding protein: protein MKRKALVQRLKQDHFTKLSKKKISHMVNFLINNIKGAIQSGEDVKISGFGTFRRRQKRIVFKPSKKLLWKLKTGLKRSKM from the coding sequence ATGAAAAGGAAAGCCCTTGTACAAAGATTGAAACAAGACCATTTTACCAAGCTTTCCAAAAAGAAAATATCCCACATGGTTAATTTTCTTATAAACAATATAAAGGGGGCTATCCAATCTGGAGAAGATGTTAAAATCTCAGGCTTTGGCACATTTAGAAGGAGGCAGAAGCGTATAGTTTTCAAACCAAGCAAAAAGCTTCTTTGGAAGTTGAAAACTGGCCTAAAGCGTTCTAAAATGTAA
- a CDS encoding bacterio-opsin activator — protein MVVIAQPVEQDLEALVLRVFLKSIDVLGGLSKLADYKTLTWLPSLARAVYCVVLREEYFKTEEEIAQRVGLTIQTVRNILRADPNKVLEKLKSIEELIEEERKELKVHTAGGVAKLAYKLVKEGQEESKVFLQYCEKVAYALDVPWAYMVLKRLKGTDFPINSAEAILDKLENVYIKGRSAKEVIQELEFPIKNPAELLHKIKENLKMHGLE, from the coding sequence ATGGTAGTAATTGCACAGCCAGTAGAACAAGACTTAGAAGCCTTAGTCTTGAGAGTTTTCTTAAAGTCTATTGACGTGCTTGGTGGACTTTCCAAGCTTGCCGATTACAAAACTCTTACTTGGCTACCTTCCCTGGCAAGAGCCGTCTATTGCGTTGTATTGAGGGAAGAGTATTTCAAGACGGAAGAAGAAATAGCTCAAAGAGTTGGTCTTACCATTCAAACGGTTAGGAACATACTAAGGGCAGACCCAAACAAGGTTCTGGAAAAGCTAAAGAGCATTGAGGAACTTATAGAAGAGGAAAGAAAGGAATTAAAAGTGCATACCGCCGGTGGAGTGGCAAAGCTTGCATACAAGCTTGTAAAAGAAGGACAAGAAGAATCTAAGGTTTTTCTTCAATACTGTGAAAAGGTAGCCTATGCCTTGGATGTGCCTTGGGCTTATATGGTACTAAAGAGGTTAAAAGGTACAGATTTTCCTATAAACTCTGCGGAAGCTATACTGGATAAGCTTGAAAACGTCTATATAAAAGGTAGGAGTGCAAAGGAGGTAATCCAAGAGCTTGAATTTCCAATAAAGAACCCTGCAGAGCTGTTGCATAAGATAAAGGAAAATCTCAAGATGCACGGTCTTGAGTGA
- a CDS encoding AI-2E family transporter, translated as MALALLMLLPFLKPILWAIIFSLVLYPIHLKLSRRIGNLSSALILTLIILLLVVIPFSLILALAVRQSIDLFQLAINLTQNSSYLDIIKEIQNHPYIKRLFTEEEIKRFIAYIESEEFKNFLIAGLRDLAQKGLNLAASLVPAVASFLFKTFVFLITLFFILKDGPRFIKFAQRFLPMHREDIEEVSITIYKTVLATVYGSIGVAIVQGILGFVGYKIAGIDYAILLAIATFISSFIPPFGAGFVWFPVAVYTFATKGVYNGAFMFLYGTFIISTIDNLLRPIIMKMGISIPYIVLFFSIIGGLLTFGFVGIFLGPLIFTTLFTLALIYEKRILKESITQDRAS; from the coding sequence ATGGCTTTGGCATTGCTTATGCTTCTCCCTTTCCTCAAACCTATCCTTTGGGCCATTATATTTTCCTTAGTTCTGTATCCAATACATCTTAAGCTTTCCCGTAGGATAGGGAACCTATCTTCTGCGCTTATTTTAACCTTAATAATCCTACTTTTAGTAGTTATCCCCTTTAGCCTTATTCTTGCCCTTGCGGTAAGACAATCCATAGACCTTTTCCAACTCGCCATAAATCTTACACAAAACAGCTCCTACTTGGACATTATAAAAGAGATACAAAACCATCCATACATAAAAAGGCTTTTTACGGAGGAAGAGATAAAAAGGTTTATAGCCTACATAGAATCGGAGGAGTTTAAGAACTTTCTTATTGCAGGTCTAAGGGATTTAGCTCAAAAGGGGCTTAACTTGGCTGCCTCTTTGGTTCCAGCTGTAGCAAGCTTTCTTTTCAAGACCTTTGTTTTTCTTATCACCCTATTCTTTATCCTAAAGGATGGTCCAAGGTTTATAAAGTTTGCGCAGAGATTCCTTCCCATGCATAGAGAGGACATAGAGGAAGTATCCATTACCATATACAAAACTGTTCTTGCCACCGTTTATGGCTCCATAGGCGTTGCCATAGTCCAGGGTATACTTGGTTTTGTAGGCTACAAAATAGCTGGCATTGACTATGCCATACTGCTTGCCATTGCTACTTTTATAAGTTCCTTTATACCACCCTTTGGTGCAGGCTTTGTGTGGTTTCCAGTGGCTGTTTATACCTTTGCAACCAAAGGCGTATATAATGGTGCTTTTATGTTCCTCTATGGAACATTTATAATCTCAACCATAGACAACCTTTTAAGGCCCATCATAATGAAGATGGGCATAAGCATACCCTATATAGTGCTTTTCTTTTCTATAATAGGGGGCCTACTTACCTTTGGTTTTGTAGGCATCTTCCTCGGCCCCCTTATCTTTACTACACTCTTTACTCTTGCCCTAATATACGAGAAGAGAATCTTAAAGGAAAGTATCACTCAAGACCGTGCATCTTGA
- a CDS encoding NAD(P)-dependent glycerol-3-phosphate dehydrogenase produces MHFSILGGGRWGCALASHLGRLGHKILIFEKNPAIIDLINTGKHPYVEGVELKGVQATHDLEEAFSFSDYIILALPVQVIREVLKGKSLKGKKIISASKGLEIGTKKRVSEVLLEIDSEVEVFCLSGPSFASEVSKGLPTALVLAGNNGEEMERIRGWISSESFRVYLSTDLVGVELGGALKNVIAIACGISDGLGFGENARASLITRGLAEMVRIGVSLGARRETFYGLSGVGDLFLTASSPQSRNRSLGYMLGQGLSVEEALKRLNQTVEGVHTVKAVYELSESLNIHAPISLAVYKIVVEGLPAGEVALELLRRPPQSPFETL; encoded by the coding sequence ATGCATTTTTCCATACTTGGCGGGGGTCGTTGGGGCTGTGCCTTAGCTTCCCATCTCGGAAGGTTGGGACATAAAATCCTTATCTTTGAAAAAAACCCTGCCATCATAGACCTTATAAACACAGGTAAGCATCCTTACGTAGAAGGAGTAGAACTAAAAGGCGTGCAAGCTACCCACGACCTTGAGGAAGCCTTTAGCTTTTCCGATTACATAATCCTTGCCCTTCCCGTCCAGGTCATAAGGGAAGTGCTTAAAGGGAAAAGCCTTAAGGGTAAAAAGATAATATCTGCATCAAAGGGCCTTGAGATAGGCACAAAGAAAAGGGTCTCAGAGGTCCTTTTGGAAATAGACTCAGAAGTGGAGGTTTTTTGTCTTTCTGGACCTTCCTTTGCCAGTGAGGTCTCAAAAGGACTGCCTACGGCTTTAGTTTTGGCTGGAAATAATGGGGAGGAGATGGAAAGGATAAGAGGTTGGATAAGCTCGGAAAGCTTTAGGGTTTATCTTTCCACAGACCTTGTGGGTGTGGAACTCGGTGGTGCCTTAAAGAATGTTATAGCTATAGCTTGCGGTATATCGGATGGCCTTGGCTTTGGGGAGAATGCCAGGGCTTCCCTTATAACAAGGGGGCTTGCGGAGATGGTAAGGATAGGGGTAAGCCTTGGAGCAAGGAGGGAAACCTTTTATGGCCTTTCTGGCGTGGGCGACCTCTTTTTGACCGCCAGCTCTCCCCAGTCAAGGAACAGAAGCCTTGGCTATATGCTCGGTCAGGGCCTATCTGTAGAGGAAGCTCTAAAAAGGCTAAATCAGACTGTAGAAGGTGTGCATACGGTTAAAGCCGTGTATGAACTGTCAGAATCCTTAAATATACACGCTCCTATTAGCCTTGCCGTTTACAAGATTGTGGTGGAAGGTCTTCCGGCTGGTGAGGTGGCTCTTGAACTTCTAAGGAGGCCTCCTCAGAGTCCTTTTGAGACTCTATGA